The following DNA comes from Ochotona princeps isolate mOchPri1 chromosome 8, mOchPri1.hap1, whole genome shotgun sequence.
CCCAGTGGGCGTGTGCTCCTGCACGACCAGTGTCTGGTCTTCCTAGCGAGTAGCAAAAAGGAGACTTCACTCAAGAAAACACTGTTAGAACCCCTGGGAGAAGAAACGCAAGGGACTCAAAACTAAGGCACTGAAAGTACAttatttatagaaagaaatgTAAACAATTTGACACGCACAGGTTCCCTCCTGGGCTCCTTCACTGGGAAGGGGCACAGAGGGAAGTttgtcagggctggggcagaagtCCGGCAGCTTTAGGAATGTCTCCGTTTCTACAGACTTCAGTCAGGGCTGCCTGTATCCGACTTTTGACATGGTGCTGTTGAAACAAGTAATCTGCAAGTGACTCAAGTGGAAGCTATTTCCTTCTAACCCGTGTTTTCATAGCATTAACCAAGAAGCAAGTAATTTATTAGGATTCTTAAATTAGGGGCTtatgctaatatttattttttaaacctctCACCACATCCTTCGGCTGCATCTTCGCAGTCTTTGGGTTTGTTTGCATCGAAGATGCTGGGTGTGGGGCCCTGAGGGCTCCTCAGTATCCTTCCTTGTAGCTTCCGATTTTAAGTGCACATTGTAAATAAAGCGTACACACACTCTGTTGAAGACATTTCAGGACGGTAAACTTCACTACAGACAGCACTGTGCACCATGTGCTCAGAGCAGGGGGCAGGTGTGGAGGGGAGAATTTCtgagcccagtcccagctctcaaagCGAAAGGAAGTCATCCCTGACATTTGAGGATCAGTTGTGAAAAGTTAATCCACGATCTGTAtagttcttttcttcttctaagaAGAAAATGGCTTGAACGCATAGGGAAATGAttgtaattgaaaaataaagccCACAAAAGGAGGGACACTTCTTTTTGGAGCTACCATTTTGAGTATCTAAAGGTATGCCTCAGTGTGAGTGCTTTGTGATGATGAATTCGGTGTCGTGTAAAATACAGCCTGATGAGACATTTTCTGGGATCAAAAAGTTGTTCCCTTTGGAAACTTCGGAGAGGTACAGAGGCCAGTGGCTGCGCGAGCAGTGAGCTCTGAGTCTGTATGTGGGCAGCGCTCCTTCCCATACCAGTAGGAGAAAGCGGGGCTTTATTCGCTTATCCAGGACAAACGTTGTcctgtttattttgtgtttaaacATACCCGTAAAAGAATCACAGAAGCTATAATCAGCTTTTTTATGAAGCGAAGGAATAAGTTTGTATGTTTAAACCTTAAAAACCATTGTTAGAGGGTGGCCTGGGAGCAGACCCGAATAATAAACAACTAATTAGCAAGCTCCCGGCAGGGATTAAAAACAGTTTAGAGGGACCCCATTCAAGGGGGTTGGTGGAAGCACTAATACTTCCCCATAAACACCATGTGTCAACAGCACCCTGCCTCCTGGGCTTTCTCAGACTCTGCTCGCAAGGTGTCTACCTCCCGTGGCTACGGAATGGTAAGGACTGAAGTCACTGTCCAGCAAAAGTGGAGTATGCTGAAGAGCAGACATTCATCGCAGGGAGTACATAAAGCAACAAGGATGTACAGCTGACAGACTTGCTAAGGGCTGACAGTTTTAAATTGCTTGCTGGCTACTTCCCGCAGCTCTGAGCAGCATCCCTCTTTCGGGGTAAGGGTCTGCATGGCTCCCCTAGAGTAGAAATGCGATCACAGGCTGCGTCTGCTTCAGAGGGAGACAGGCACTACTGGATTTCCCACGGACTCCAAATGCTAGGACTATTGAGGGGAACAATTTGTCATAAGTGGGTTTAGatattatcatggaaagatctcTTTATCACTGGAAGGAATTGCTGTAGGattattgttttgattttataatttGTCATGGCTGCAACGGTAGAATCATTTGGGATACATTCTTACTGCCTCATCCgcaaacattttgttttctcagaAGTTAGGTAACATGCACACAGGAAAGACACAATCATCTTCCTTTATGGATAAGTTTTAAAGAAATGTCTGAAAAGACAGCTTCTAACAGAATCTTCtacatgtttctttaaaaaagtatttgactACTTCATATATACCACTGTGAACACAGCAAGGGCTACACCTGCCAACAAACTAGAGGGGAACCAGCACTGAGCATGCATGAATGAGTTCAAGCAAAGATCCTAAGCTGCACTAAGTTCTTTTCAAAGTTGAGAGCCGGTGGTTGCTCCCTGAGTCACAGCCAGGAGAAAAGGGCACAGGTGGTCTTCTGCTGGGTCCGTTGGCACATGGTGTTATGCAGACTGCAGGGCTTTGGGACGAGGGACTTGTGCTCTGATCTTGAGGAAGAATGGGACGGGTGTGATTAGCTAGAGAAGGAAGGGGGCGATGTCCAGGGACGGAGCTGGGTGCCACCCGGCCGTGCCCAGGTCGGCGGGGGAGAGATGAGTGCTCTTGCATGCCTGGTCTGCAGTAAGATTGGGCCTTCAAGAAAAACTTATGCATACCATGTCTGTTAAGAGCCTGATGATTGTTTAATAATACTCTGGCTGGAGTTATTTCACAGCAGTCACTTTCTGCTACATATGCAGTATTGAAATTACATTCagagatctaaaaaaaaatcatgtgtgtaGCAATATTTTTCCCACAAAATCAAGTGCAAAATATCTTTAACAAATAAGGTGGTAGTAAGAAATATCTTACACAGTCATGCAAAAATGCATCTTAATTTACAAAGGCTTAGAACATTTCCAAAATAATCCCCTAAGTATTTACATTATGAACCTTACATTACTCATTTTTCTTTGAGTTTAAATGTGCCTGTTTGTGTAAAAAACGGTAACAAGCAAGTTCGATGATCTCTAGTCCACCAAAGATTCTCTCTTGGAGCACGAAGACCACAATGGTGATTATAAAATACCACCGCACAAGACTGTACAGGTAGATGAGGAGGCACATGGCAGGGCTGAACAGGGTCCAGTAGAGGACAGACAGCAACTTGACCATGAGGACCCTGAGCTCGGACTTGCAAGGGGGAACCAGACTCTGTCCTGTAAAGTAGAAATTCTTCTCCCCCTGATAGAAGGCGCGcagcctctcctctttctcttcccagcGCTTGTGGCACCAGAGCTGAAGGTCCTCCTTGGAGGTGGGGAGGGTGTCTATGGGATGCCGGTGGACGTGGAAGTGGATTTCCTTAGGGAAGTCACCCTGTAGGAGATGCCGCTCTGTCTGGGGGATGTTGTGGGGATATGCCACCGTGATGTCATGCACAGCATCAAGATTCTTGCCTGGGGTTTGAAAAGATGAACACAGGGAGTGAGCAATGATCAGTGTGGGCAGTGGTGCTGACTGACACTGCAGGGCAGAACCAAACCACTCAAGTCAGGAAAGAGTGCACCCACTGACAAGGAGCCATCAACTGGTACTCCTGGGCCCTAGGAGCCATTTTCAGTCCCCCGCCCCCCTTTTCTGCTTGCTAATTCCCACAATGACATTTAGAAAGAAATTATCCTCATTCCCAGAGATAGTGATTGCAAAGACGCAAACATTGTCAGAGTTGAGATAGGAATTAGGGGTTATCATATAACCTTCTGTTTCCTATCAACACACTGATGAAAAATACAAACTTTCGCACCTTTCACCCAGAGTTACCATGACAGCTCCTGGAGAGAAAATTTCAGAACTTCTACATGAAATGTAATGTTTAGACATATGCTAAGTTGAGGCCTAGGTAAGGCCCTAACCTGGCACACCAGCCTCCTTAGCTGTTAGCAGCAGTCCCTTTGCAAGGTGCTGGAGGGACAGACATGAATAAAACCATGTCTCTCCCATCAGCCAGGATGCTCACTATGTAACTGGGGAGACAGACCGGCATGGTCCCACTCATATCCCTAGGGACTGCATAAGGAGCTGTCCTAAGGAGTTGGGGGGAGTGGCTCACAGGTGAGGCAGAGAGCTCGGTGGGGGGCGGCTGGGACTACAGGAAGCTGCAGGCACACAGCACAGCCTCTCCAGCTGTCCTACATAGGATCCTAACTTCACTCTGCAGGTGGTGTAGCAGCATCTTAGTGACAAGTCAGCTGAGGAATTAAACAGAGAACAGATCTGAATATTTCATTTCAGGATTACTCCAGGTGTAGTAACAAGAATGGTTTGGAGAGACCATGGCAAGACAGGGAGTAAATGGAGGCCAGAGTGAGACAGACAGCTGACACCCTTATAGGGAAGCACTGACCAGACATGGCAGTCAGTGGGAGTGGATGAGAAGAAAGGGAGTGACAGGGTGAACCCAGGCCTGTGCTGGTTTGGGGCACTGAGTGGACGGGCTAGTCAATGAGGCTCACTCAGTCGGATCCCGTGTGCAAGGCACAGAGAACTCCTACACTTTGCCCAAGGGTACTCAGCATACTGATGCAAAGCTTCTTGCACATACATCATTATCGTCAGTGACCGTTTGAGGGCTTGGATTCCTAAAAGAAGTGGATGATGCAGATAAAACTAAAAGGTGGTATCAAATCAGAATAGGAGCCACCGATGGGATGGGAAGCAACTGCCAGTGAACATGGGGAAATTGTCTAGGTGACAAATATTCTAGTTAAGGATTTTATATGATGCTTGCATTGGTCACAAACTGCAAAActtaagatgtgtgtgtgtgtgtgtgtgttcattctcCTGAAGTTTTACTTAAGAGTAATAATAGAGATGAAGATGAAGCCACTCCTCCCTACTGCCAACCCTATCCCATCACCTGTGCCCTTCTGCTGGACTCATTAGGTTGTTCCCACTTTTCAAGAACTGACTCTTCCAATCTTCTGTAACTCTTTGCCAGTCTCAATTTCCCTGTGATCTACTTTATGCTAAGGCTCTTAGAAAATAATTAGCCTTTAAAAGAAGCTCTGTTACAAAAAATCAAAGTGGTTAAAGCAACACAGCTTTGATTCTAATAAGAAGGTTGGCCCATTGGGAAGGCAGTTGTATTGCCTAAATCTGGGGTGGAGGAGGTGCTGGTGAAAGGTTCATGGAATACAGCTTCAGTGGAGCTGTGGGCAAACACCAGTGCACTGAGCAGACTTGCCCAGTGGCTCACCTGGTACTCACGTGCCACACGAGATGCGCACGTATCAGTAACCAGCACAACACCCCAGATTAAAAAGGCTGCAGAAACATGCGTATGATCAGTATTCTTATGGCCTACCTAGTACCTTCCCGCGTAAAACTATAAGACCTAATTATTCCTCTACAATTACTTAACTGATCAAATTGCAACACCCCAATGTGAAGTTTCAACTTCACTCTCTATAAGCAAGCTCTTTGTACACCACTGGAACACAGTAAGTGCTTTTCTTTTTGatcatgtttacatagttgattaggatgggaggtgtcaagggttagaggaaagtgggtgagaccattgtttccacatttgtttgtcgtcttgtatctgggggaacaGGGGATATAAGCACACAGTAAGTTCTTAAAGGTTAGCATGTACTACAACTTCTCCATCTAGTGAGAATAATCTCTATGGTATATTTTTTCAATGTGGGTTCTGTGAGTTCTTGATTGTGAAAAAATTATCGTAGTCTCGGGGTAGAAGGCAAAAACCACAGTATCCTAAAAATGGCTTCTTTGAAATTTGGGGCTTTCTAATGCTAAGTCAAAATAGTTAAAACACATCTACTTAAAGGCAACACTGTAATATTCAGTAGTAGAAGACAAGAAAGTAAAAAGAAGGAATTGGATTAGTTTTAACGCTTTCCTTAAGCATCACAGACTCTAAAGCCTGCTAACTTCAAACCAGGAGAGGAGGAAGTAGAAAAAAGCACTGATATGGTAAGTTTTAAACTTTACACTAAGTAAACCTAAAAGCCCTGGATAACACAATGCCACATGCAACTCTGTTGTAAGTGGGAGACAGTCACAATCATCCCACCGGATCTGACAAAGACTCCCCCTGGCCCTGTGGGCTCTAACTAGGAGAGTTCATCTCCAGGCAACAGAGGTTCCAGAGATAAGCAAGACAGCAAAGCTTTGCAGGAGTTGGTTCAGAATCAAGTCACAACAAGAAATCAAtagatgtgatttttatttcatttatttatcgtAGGGTAAAAcatgtattaagaaaaaaaagagttcttgCAACTTATACTGCCTTTAAATCTTTTGGTATGAAAAGAGACTTTAAATATGAACATTAAGATGTCTGCTATCAGTAAAAGTCATCTTAGAAATGTTGTATTGCCATGTACACACCCGCACACTCTCCACCTGTCTTCTCCTGTGATGGTCTTAGGACTTGGACTTGTTAGATACAGTGTCCACTGGAAAGTTTTGCACTACTTTTGTAATGTCAGCATTCTATAGAAACAAACATATCTACTTGGACccagagctgtttttttttttccctagaagaAAAAACACTTGCTTATTATTTCAAATCTTCATTTTAGTCTCAAATTGAAACCGAgggaattttaaacattttattcatgTGTAAGTAACCAACACAAAGGTTAAAGCCCAAGACCAAATTTCACAAGTGTACTATCCAAAAGGCAGCGTCTCCAAGCCTATGACATAGAACCCATGATTTATCATAAGATCTTACCCCTGGGGCAAGCTCACTGGAATAGGAGAGAACAAAAT
Coding sequences within:
- the LCLAT1 gene encoding lysocardiolipin acyltransferase 1 isoform X2; its protein translation is MFGVRVIITGDAFVPGERSVIIMNHRTRMDWMFLWNCLMRYSYLRLEKICLKASLKSVPGFGWAMQAAAYIFIHRKWKDDKSHFEDMIDYFCDIHEPLQLLIFPEGTDLTENSKARSNDFAEKNGLQKYEYVLHPRTTGFTFVVDRLREGKNLDAVHDITVAYPHNIPQTERHLLQGDFPKEIHFHVHRHPIDTLPTSKEDLQLWCHKRWEEKEERLRAFYQGEKNFYFTGQSLVPPCKSELRVLMVKLLSVLYWTLFSPAMCLLIYLYSLVRWYFIITIVVFVLQERIFGGLEIIELACYRFLHKQAHLNSKKNE